The segment CGCGGCAATGATGATAAACAGGTTGCCCATCGGCGTACCCAGCGAATTGCCCAGGCCCCCTTCCACCGAGCCAAGCAGGACGATGACCACGCCGGTGATGCCCAGCGTGGTACCCAGCACTTTCGCCGGGGTGAGCGCCTCTCGAAAGAAGATTCTGGCCCCGATCAACGCCAGCACTGGCACCAGCATATAGATCAGTTGGGCGGCGAGGGCGGTAGTGAAGCCGATGCCAACCGCAAAGCAGATGCTGTTCAGTCCATAACAGAGGCTCATGGGCAGGGCGTTGAGAAAGCTGCGCCAGCGCAGGCCGCCAGGGACGCTCCAGATAGCGATAGGCAGCATCACCAGTGCGGCAATCCAGATGCGCAGGGCGGTCACGGTGAACGGCGACAAGCTTTCCAGCGCGTATTTCGCCAGAAGCGCGGCGGAAGATGAGAGGCCAACGGCCAGCAGGAGCGCCAGAATGCGCCATACGCTGGAGGAGGGCTTCTGGGGTACGCCTGTTTGACTCACTTGCCAACCTTTCACAAGCCCCTTCCCTGGAGTGCTCCCTGCTGCCCTGGGTCATCAGTTGTTCTAAGAAAGATTAT is part of the Ktedonobacterales bacterium genome and harbors:
- a CDS encoding DMT family transporter, translating into MKGWQVSQTGVPQKPSSSVWRILALLLAVGLSSSAALLAKYALESLSPFTVTALRIWIAALVMLPIAIWSVPGGLRWRSFLNALPMSLCYGLNSICFAVGIGFTTALAAQLIYMLVPVLALIGARIFFREALTPAKVLGTTLGITGVVIVLLGSVEGGLGNSLGTPMGNLFIIIAAFAWTSFSLLAQRQSRSYHPLELVCYALLTCGLLMPLLVLPDILRQQAIHANLTWLAVLSAVGLALLVSVGRDTAFQWGIQGSSAFAASAMGFVAPFLTVAYAIPLLGEQLSINLLISGVFILVGLIFAVILPARQQYRERALVEERAAPQTAGNPPEGEAAPPAPPG